One Elaeis guineensis isolate ETL-2024a chromosome 10, EG11, whole genome shotgun sequence genomic window carries:
- the LOC105035605 gene encoding protein NETWORKED 2A-like: MLQRAASNAYSWWWASHIRTKQSKWLDNNLQEMEEKVKAMIKLIEEDADSFARKAELYFRRRPELLNFVDETYKAYKALADRYDRISGELHKANHTIATAFPDQVQFDIDDDDDDSSPKAMTAIDTSKFDKSPIEIPPFSLRNTNKESQPVLTKTNHRRISPQISKEKAQEEIDRLQKEILVLQTEKEFVKSSYESGVKKYWDIERQITELQEEVSSLQDAFNASAVIEDDDARALMAARAIKSCEDTLVNLHKQQKRTTEEARIESKRIKDAEQKLKALKVECSQSQMENGENFDQNGEQISNTMNGEKEGCTLEPERLELQLICQQVREHIEMSSDASVVEIAERIDELVDKVISLELTVSSQTAQIQGLRSETDELHKHLRSLEEDKATLIDDSNSMTERLKQAEDELQRIQLLEKYVQDEKGMVQTHLAKACDSLDDLSEKLQSPKHHGEKKPLTEGRQERRIKQMGADDRNSRIPPAELQVEELDDLPDLQNLLVKGLEGKEKMLLAEYSSILKDYKNTKKMLTEIEKRNEEYHVERMEQVNELKSANAMKDDEIRSLRKMLSSIQKTVHVNAAKNSEKSDNNVTDTMPKTNTPFDATNTDSPHAEVDIKLYQVNESHTASPIEEKFRADIDTLLEENLDFWLRFSTSYHQIQKFQTTFNDLQSEMEKLRYMKPQEGSGGAMAAADQTIKQESVPIDKKLIEQNTELQVWLEKNELLKGELQCRFSSLCNMQEEITRISKESEKQDVRFTSHQAAKFQGEVLNMQQENKKVAKELQTGLDHVRGLQVEVGRALSKLHENFKLAGSRNHHQKQSLGHVSSKQKIPLKTFLFGAKPKKPSIFSCMNPALHKQYKDLRAGFPA; this comes from the exons atgtTGCAAAGGGCAGCGAGCAACGCCTATTCGTGGTGGTGGGCCAGCCACATCAGGACCAAGCAGTCCAAATGGCTCGACAACAACCTACAAG AGATGGAGGAGAAGGTGAAAGCCATGATCAAGCTCATAGAGGAGGATGCTGATTCCTTTGCTAGGAAGGCAGAGTTGTACTTTAGGAGGAGACCAGAGCTCTTAAACTTTGTTGATGAAACCTACAAAGCATATAAAGCACTAGCTGATAGGTACGATCGTATATCAGGAGAATTGCACAAGGCCAACCACACTATTGCAACTGCTTTTCCTGACCAAGTCCAGTTTGACATCGATGATGACGACGACGATAGCTCTCCAAAGGCAATGACTGCTATCGATACCAGTAAATTTGACAAGTCACCAATAGAAATTCCaccatttagtttgagaaacacAAACAAAGAAAGCCAACCTGTCCTGACGAAGACAAACCATAGGAGGATTAGCCCCCAGATTAGCAAAGAGAAGGCACAAGAAGAGATAGACAGGCTTCAGAAGGAAATCCTGGTATTGCAGACTGAGAAGGAGTTTGTGAAGAGCTCTTATGAGAGTGGAGTAAAGAAATACTGGGACATAGAACGGCAGATTACTGAGCTGCAAGAGGAAGTTTCTTCATTGCAAGATGCTTTCAATGCCAGTGCAGTCATCGAAGATGACGATGCTAGAGCTTTGATGGCAGCAAGAGCCATTAAGTCATGTGAGGATACCTTGGTGAACCTGCACAAGCAGCAAAAGAGAACAACAGAAGAGGCAAGAATAGAGTCAAAAAGAATAAAGGATGCCGAGCAGAAGCTGAAGGCACTTAAAGTTGAGTGTAGTCAGTCTCAGATGGAGAACGGGGAGAACTTTGATCAAAATGGAGAGCAGATTTCTAACACCATGAATGGGGAGAAGGAAGGATGCACTTTGGAACCGGAGAGGCTAGAGTTGCAATTGATATGCCAGCAAGTAAGGGAACATATTGAGATGAGCTCTGATGCATCAGTGGTGGAGATTGCAGAAAGGATTGATGAGCTTGTAGATAAGGTCATCAGCTTAGAGCTCACAGTTTCATCTCAGACTGCACAGATTCAGGGATTAAGATCAGAAACAGATGAGCTTCATAAGCACTTGCGCAGCCTAGAGGAAGATAAGGCAACTCTGATTGATGACTCCAACAGCATGACTGAAAGGTTAAAGCAAGCAGAAGATGAGTTACAAAGAATTCAACTTCTTGAGAAGTATGTTCAAGATGAAAAAGGTATGGTTCAAACTCATTTGGCTAAAGCTTGCGATAGCCTTGACGATCTTTCAGAGAAATTGCAGTCCCCAAAACATCATGGAGAGAAGAAACCACTGACAGAGGGCAGGCAAGAAAGAAGGATCAAGCAGATGGGTGCAGATGATAGAAATAGTCGAATTCCCCCGGCAGAGTTGCAAGTGGAAGAGCTGGATGATCTACCAGACTTGCAAAACTTGCTAGTGAAGGGATTAGAAGGCAAAGAAAAGATGTTATTAGCTGAGTACTCATCTATCCTTAAAGACTATAAAAATACAAAGAAAATGCTTActgagatagagaagagaaatGAAGAATATCACGTTGAGAGAATGGAACAGGTCAATGAATTGAAGAGTGCCAATGCTATGAAAGACGATGAGATCCGATCTCTAAGGAAAATGCTGAGCTCAATACAAAAAACTGTTCATGTAAATGCAGCAAAGAACTCTGAGAAGTCTGACAATAATGTTACAGACACCATGCCAAAGACAAATACACCATTTGATGCAACAAATACTGATAGCCCTCATGCAGAAGTAGACATCAAGCTGTACCAAGTCAATGAATCACACACAGCCTCACCTATCGAAGAAAAATTTAGGGCAGATATTGACACGCTGCTAGAGGAGAACTTGGACTTCTGGTTAAGATTCAGCACATCATACCATCAAATCCAAAAATTCCAGACGACATTTAATGACTTGCAATCTGAGATGGAGAAGCTAAGGTATATGAAGCCACAAGAGGGAAGTGGTGGTGCTATGGCTGCTGCTGATCAGACCATAAAGCAGGAATCAGTTCCAATCGACAAAAAGCTAATAGAACAGAACACTGAACTCCAAGTTTGGTTAGAAAAGAATGAGCTGCTAAAGGGGGAGTTGCAGTGCAGGTTCTCATCCCTTTGTAACATGCAAGAGGAGATAACAAGGATCTCAAAAGAAAGTGAGAAACAAGATGTGCGGTTCACTTCCCATCAGGCTGCGAAGTTCCAAGGTGAGGTGCTTAACATGCAACAGGAGAACAAAAAGGTGGCAAAAGAGCTGCAAACTGGATTGGATCATGTGAGGGGGCTTCAGGTTGAGGTTGGAAGGGCACTGTCGAAGCTCCATGAGAATTTCAAGTTGGCTGGATCAAGAAACCACCACCAAAAACAGTCCCTTGGGCATGTATCAAGCAAGCAGAAAATACCATTGAAGACTTTCTTGTTTGGTGCCAAGCCTAAGAAGCCATCaatattttcatgcatgaatcCAGCACTGCATAAGCAATATAAAGATTTAAGGGCTGGGTTTCCTGCATAA